One part of the Bacteroidota bacterium genome encodes these proteins:
- a CDS encoding TIGR00266 family protein produces MSNNHEIDYRIFGSEMQCVEIELDPNETVMAEPGSFMMMNDGIQMQTLFGDGSQQNAGILGKLFSAGKRLLTGESLFMTAYTNIGHGKKQVTFAAPYPGKIIALDLLRLGNRVICQKDSFLCAAKGVAVGIEFQRKLGTGLFGGEGFIMQKLEGDGLCFVHAGGHVEERELQPGEMLKIDTGCIVAFTKDIEYDIQFVGGIKNTLFGGEGVFFATLRGPGKVWIQTLPISRLAGRILQYGTRGGKEQGSILGGLGNILDGDGF; encoded by the coding sequence ATGTCAAATAACCACGAAATTGATTACCGCATTTTTGGAAGCGAAATGCAATGTGTAGAAATAGAACTTGATCCAAACGAAACTGTAATGGCAGAGCCGGGCAGTTTTATGATGATGAATGATGGTATACAAATGCAAACCCTTTTTGGCGATGGCAGCCAGCAAAACGCAGGTATACTCGGTAAGTTATTTAGTGCGGGCAAACGCTTGCTTACTGGCGAAAGTTTATTTATGACTGCTTATACCAATATAGGTCACGGAAAAAAACAAGTAACCTTTGCTGCGCCATATCCGGGTAAAATTATTGCACTTGATTTATTGCGTTTGGGTAATAGAGTAATTTGCCAAAAAGATTCGTTTTTATGTGCAGCCAAAGGCGTAGCAGTTGGTATTGAGTTTCAACGTAAGTTAGGTACCGGCTTATTTGGTGGCGAAGGTTTTATTATGCAAAAACTGGAAGGCGATGGTTTGTGTTTTGTACATGCTGGTGGTCACGTAGAAGAGCGCGAATTGCAACCGGGCGAAATGCTTAAGATAGATACAGGTTGTATAGTAGCTTTTACAAAAGATATTGAGTACGATATTCAATTTGTTGGCGGTATTAAAAATACTTTATTTGGTGGCGAAGGAGTGTTTTTTGCAACCTTACGCGGACCCGGAAAAGTTTGGATACAAACATTACCTATTAGCCGTTTAGCTGGACGTATATTACAATACGGAACACGTGGCGGTAAAGAGCAAGGAAGTATTTTAGGCGGACTTGGTAATATTTTGGATGGTGATGGTTTTTAA
- a CDS encoding SDR family oxidoreductase, producing MKNKVIIITGASSGIGEACAYAFAKQGAKLVLAARNTDKLTHVKNNCEVLGASCLLVKCDVSDENDCRDLIAHTIHEYHTIHVLINNAGISMRALFAELDLTVIKQVMDTNFWGTVYCTKYAMPYLLKEKGSVIGVSSVAGFKGLPGRTGYSASKFAMEGFLESLRIENLKKGLHVGVICPGYTASNIRNAALNKDARSQAESPFDEKKLMPAETVADYILKMITHRRAHQVLTMQGKLSYLLQKFVPRILDKLVYNTIAKEKDSPFK from the coding sequence TTGAAAAATAAAGTAATCATCATTACCGGAGCATCATCAGGCATTGGCGAGGCTTGTGCTTATGCTTTTGCCAAACAAGGAGCAAAGTTGGTATTGGCTGCGCGTAATACTGATAAACTGACACATGTAAAAAACAATTGTGAAGTATTAGGTGCTTCTTGTTTATTGGTGAAATGCGATGTAAGTGATGAGAATGATTGTAGAGATTTAATAGCACATACCATTCATGAGTACCATACCATACATGTTTTAATTAACAACGCTGGTATAAGCATGCGTGCTTTATTTGCGGAGTTAGATTTAACGGTAATAAAGCAAGTAATGGATACCAATTTTTGGGGAACAGTATATTGTACCAAATATGCCATGCCTTATTTGTTAAAAGAAAAAGGCAGTGTAATAGGAGTTAGCTCAGTAGCAGGCTTTAAAGGATTGCCGGGCCGTACGGGTTACAGTGCCAGTAAATTTGCAATGGAAGGTTTTTTAGAATCACTACGCATTGAAAACTTAAAAAAAGGTTTACACGTAGGTGTTATATGTCCGGGTTATACAGCTTCTAACATACGCAATGCTGCTTTAAACAAAGATGCCAGAAGTCAGGCCGAAAGTCCTTTTGATGAAAAGAAACTAATGCCTGCTGAAACAGTAGCCGATTACATACTCAAAATGATTACCCATAGAAGGGCTCATCAGGTTTTAACTATGCAAGGTAAATTGAGTTACTTATTACAAAAATTTGTACCACGCATATTAGATAAATTGGTTTATAACACCATTGCAAAAGAAAAAGATAGCCCTTTTAAATAA
- a CDS encoding thioredoxin family protein, with amino-acid sequence MLQIGDKLPEFNLIGFDNKMHSSFEYADKYALVVVFTCDSSAISQSYSKRIIDLFERYEDDNLGIVGINSNDVVKSPEDSLEHMTKAAYKFGLDKLNFLYLKDETQEVAKKFGAQTNPEVFLFNGKRELVYKGAIDDSWENEHMVTQAYLEDAIEEALDGIEPDFPEVPAVGTPIVWK; translated from the coding sequence ATGTTACAAATAGGAGATAAGTTACCTGAATTTAACCTAATAGGTTTTGACAATAAAATGCACTCAAGTTTTGAGTATGCTGATAAATATGCTTTAGTCGTTGTTTTTACCTGCGATAGCTCAGCTATATCACAATCATATAGCAAACGTATTATTGATTTGTTTGAACGATATGAAGACGATAATTTAGGTATAGTTGGTATTAACAGCAACGATGTAGTTAAATCACCAGAAGATAGTTTAGAACACATGACCAAGGCGGCTTATAAATTTGGTCTGGATAAATTGAACTTTTTGTATTTGAAAGATGAAACACAAGAAGTAGCTAAAAAATTTGGCGCACAAACCAATCCTGAAGTATTTTTATTTAATGGGAAACGTGAGTTAGTATATAAAGGTGCTATTGACGATAGTTGGGAAAATGAACACATGGTAACCCAAGCCTATTTAGAAGATGCAATAGAAGAAGCTTTAGATGGTATTGAACCTGATTTTCCGGAAGTGCCGGCAGTGGGAACTCCTATTGTTTGGAAATAG
- a CDS encoding S9 family peptidase: MKFNYFTLLNLKKITSCAIICFSLVTSLFAQNKKPVTLEDIFVKGSFAGAGVSGFTSLNDARYYCETDKDNNILRYEFATGNLVDTIITSANVLVDNKPLAYSSFEFSTDETKILFTTNAESIYRHSSQSNVYVYDLIKKQLFQPFTHKVMNSTFSPDGNKIAYVRANNLYYYDLTIRKEEAVTNDGKINAIINGATDWVYEEEFAIWKGFEWSPNSDKIAFYRFDESNVKEFEMAMYGKLYPTQTKFKYPKAGESNSFITVLVHDLRSQLNAEMEIGKETDIYIPRIQFTNNNNILAIQRLNRLQNKLEILLANTTTGKSNVIYTEENKYYLDIIDRLVFLKDNKTFILTSEKSGFNHFYQYDLNGKLVKQITAGNFDVDAFYGIDEKTKTLFYSSPEYITGKTSTNLSAERFVYSIGLNGKNKKLLTPKHGWNGAIFNQSLSYFLNTWSNINTPPVYTINNASGKEVRMLENNSKLTNVLNEFDIAKAEFMAIRNAQGTSLNAFVIKPQNFDATKKYPVLMYAYNGPGHQLAVDRWMGMNYYYYQALANKGYIIFCADARGTGFKGEEFKKCTYLNLGKYEIEDQIDLAKQLGKLAYVDANRIGFWGWSFGGYMASLAISKGADVFKAAIAVAPVTNWRYYDNIYTERYMRTPQKNGKNYDDNSPINHVDKIKGNYLIIHGTADDNVHFQNTVEMLDAMIKKNIRFDSEFYPNKNHGISGGKTRYHLYNKMFNFWLEKL, translated from the coding sequence ATGAAATTTAACTACTTTACTCTCTTAAACTTAAAAAAAATAACCAGTTGTGCCATTATTTGCTTCAGCCTTGTTACAAGCCTGTTTGCTCAAAATAAAAAGCCGGTTACACTGGAAGATATATTTGTTAAAGGCAGTTTTGCAGGAGCAGGCGTGAGTGGCTTTACCTCATTAAACGATGCACGTTACTATTGTGAAACAGATAAAGACAATAATATTTTACGTTATGAGTTTGCTACCGGTAACTTGGTTGATACCATTATTACCAGTGCCAACGTATTGGTTGATAACAAGCCATTAGCCTATAGTAGTTTTGAATTCAGTACTGATGAAACTAAAATATTGTTTACTACGAATGCCGAAAGTATTTACCGCCATTCCAGCCAGTCAAATGTGTATGTATATGATTTAATAAAGAAACAATTGTTTCAGCCATTTACGCATAAGGTAATGAATAGTACCTTTTCGCCTGATGGTAATAAAATAGCTTATGTACGAGCCAATAATTTATACTACTACGATTTAACCATTAGAAAAGAAGAGGCCGTTACCAATGACGGAAAAATAAATGCCATTATAAATGGTGCTACCGATTGGGTGTACGAAGAAGAGTTTGCTATTTGGAAAGGTTTTGAATGGAGCCCTAATAGTGATAAAATAGCCTTTTACCGTTTTGATGAAAGCAATGTGAAAGAGTTTGAAATGGCTATGTATGGTAAATTATATCCTACCCAAACCAAATTTAAATACCCGAAAGCAGGAGAGTCAAACTCTTTTATTACTGTTTTAGTACATGATTTAAGAAGCCAGCTAAATGCAGAAATGGAAATAGGTAAAGAAACCGATATATATATTCCGCGTATACAATTTACTAATAATAACAATATATTGGCTATTCAACGTTTAAACCGTTTACAAAACAAACTAGAAATACTATTGGCCAATACTACTACAGGAAAATCGAATGTAATTTATACAGAAGAAAACAAATATTATTTAGATATAATTGATAGATTGGTGTTTTTAAAAGACAACAAAACATTTATTTTAACTAGCGAAAAAAGTGGCTTTAACCATTTTTATCAGTACGATTTAAATGGCAAATTAGTAAAACAAATAACAGCAGGTAATTTTGATGTAGATGCTTTTTATGGTATAGATGAAAAAACAAAAACATTGTTTTATTCAAGCCCGGAATATATAACAGGTAAAACAAGCACTAACCTTTCAGCCGAAAGATTTGTATACAGTATAGGTTTAAATGGTAAAAACAAAAAATTGCTGACACCTAAACACGGTTGGAATGGAGCCATTTTTAACCAGTCACTTTCCTATTTTTTAAATACTTGGAGTAATATAAATACACCACCCGTTTATACCATAAACAATGCAAGCGGTAAAGAAGTAAGAATGTTAGAAAACAACTCAAAATTAACGAATGTTTTAAATGAGTTTGATATTGCCAAAGCTGAGTTTATGGCTATAAGGAACGCGCAGGGTACCAGCTTAAACGCATTTGTTATTAAGCCACAAAATTTTGATGCTACTAAAAAATACCCTGTATTAATGTATGCTTACAATGGTCCTGGTCATCAGTTAGCGGTTGACAGGTGGATGGGTATGAATTACTATTATTACCAGGCACTAGCAAATAAAGGATATATTATATTTTGTGCAGATGCACGAGGAACTGGTTTTAAAGGAGAGGAATTTAAAAAATGTACTTACCTGAACCTAGGTAAGTATGAAATTGAAGACCAGATAGATTTAGCCAAACAGTTAGGTAAATTAGCTTATGTAGATGCCAATAGAATAGGTTTTTGGGGTTGGAGTTTTGGCGGTTATATGGCTAGTTTAGCCATTAGCAAAGGAGCCGATGTATTTAAAGCAGCTATAGCTGTGGCTCCGGTAACCAACTGGCGTTATTACGATAATATTTATACCGAACGTTACATGCGTACACCACAGAAAAATGGCAAAAATTATGATGATAATTCACCCATTAACCATGTAGATAAAATTAAAGGCAATTACTTAATTATTCATGGTACTGCTGATGATAACGTACATTTTCAAAACACAGTAGAAATGTTGGATGCCATGATTAAGAAAAATATAAGGTTCGATTCCGAATTTTATCCTAATAAAAACCACGGAATTAGCGGGGGGAAAACACGTTATCATTTGTATAATAAAATGTTTAACTTTTGGTTGGAGAAATTGTAA
- a CDS encoding SIMPL domain-containing protein — protein MKKIAFILLSLLAVNSFAQNATQTPPHKTIAVTGTAEMEIVPDEIYVSITLQEYKDGGNKVIMETLEKSLREVISTMKIDVKNLSIEGSYGYRNYIPKKHKQKDFFLSKTYQLKMSDLTKYNELIDRLDDEGISQVFISKTSHSKIEEYKKQMKINAIKAAKEKAAYLLVAINEQLGEALEINEQANNEFFPVYQSNRMYKMQGAFASGDTNGADENNIDMKQIKITSQISVVFAIK, from the coding sequence ATGAAAAAAATTGCATTTATCCTGTTGTCGTTATTGGCTGTAAACAGCTTTGCACAAAACGCTACGCAAACCCCACCCCATAAGACCATTGCCGTTACCGGAACTGCTGAAATGGAAATTGTACCTGACGAAATTTATGTTTCCATTACTTTACAAGAGTATAAAGATGGTGGCAACAAAGTAATTATGGAAACGCTTGAAAAATCGTTACGCGAAGTTATTAGCACTATGAAAATTGATGTAAAGAATTTAAGTATTGAAGGTAGTTACGGTTATAGAAATTATATACCTAAAAAACATAAACAAAAAGATTTCTTTTTAAGTAAAACCTATCAATTAAAAATGAGTGACTTAACCAAGTACAATGAATTGATTGACAGACTTGACGATGAAGGCATAAGCCAGGTATTTATTAGCAAAACTAGCCATAGCAAAATAGAAGAGTATAAAAAGCAAATGAAAATAAATGCCATTAAAGCAGCTAAGGAAAAAGCAGCTTATTTATTGGTAGCTATTAATGAGCAATTGGGCGAAGCATTGGAAATAAACGAGCAAGCCAACAATGAATTTTTCCCGGTATATCAATCAAACAGGATGTATAAAATGCAGGGTGCTTTTGCTTCGGGTGACACCAATGGAGCTGATGAAAATAATATTGACATGAAACAAATAAAAATTACCAGCCAGATAAGTGTGGTTTTTGCTATTAAGTAA
- a CDS encoding LamG-like jellyroll fold domain-containing protein: MKKIYTLLLVLTCLLMTSNTNAQTTVNVMVPSAANGTSGNGRGPVTQFLFHRSCAIYSAAEFTGLVANGDSIQRIGWSILTAGSSVSGTMKIYLVNTTDATFTRSSTWATLLTTPTALTLVYNGPMTIPAAATTYSVVLPTPFKYTGSGLYLAYEWTPTIAGTGAVYNCNTGITNGQWNANNSTSLPTTLAASNFRAQILVGVKPAKLDAKINEIYTLGKMPIPYTAPHAVSANLSNIGIDTLINYPVILKITGANAFVDTFWMDTLKPGVTRQVSFAGFNPTVLGNNLVTVSVPADSNNGNNSKTFNQVVTATTYTYAEPTLPAIGGVGFTGGTGDFVAKFAYSGVANAINQVGVNFFGGGISLAVGIWSRNAITGQPGTLLWQSSTFTSVTGLNTIPVSPAVTITDTFFVGVIQSSTVNANFAFQNENPIRSQTFYYRSPTASGIWTDFAPANSFRFMIEPRLQAADDIGFTAVNFPCKILPQGQTAFNPIGTVINYGTNPQSSFQVKCRITNASNAQVYYDSTIVSFLNINESLPVTFTTLFNPTVAGTYTIKTWSDLTGDASSSNDTASATFVINNIPVLTQENRLQFNGSNSYVEIANKSSVKPTTSFTLETWVLGNNALLNPGCIFSADSSNSDTSITIETVGRKVFVTLKTTSGVFFLTSNDTIPTNNWAHVAATYDGATLALYINGDTAGSMGATGLINYKTNPIYLGKRAGPKSTNGVSALNGGLDEFRMWNIARTQHDIIQNMHNKIANFSDPNLVIYYRMNEGLGNASISDASGNCNSGDLINMDANITGLGQVWFGGSVMLDTIPASIFNIFNNSIQSSTSNKIAVKVENPIGNGSFAVTGSTQALIGTTPTGFANNSTTSWVVYKYGDMTFDSARFEFTVPNGSILSSSTNADLTLNGRLMGFGAWNTVRSTANTFERVTNNFKANYLLLNTDTFNRQFVVSSNTNSLPVSFISFNGSKMDSRVMLNWITGFETNNKGFEVERSIDGKEFSNIGFVKGQGNSNKVNTYSFLDEKTGNENTIFYRLKQVDFDGKYTYSSVIRIANQINNAFDVVEVLPNPFDNDLTIKLNNASDKDIQISIYNSNGILVNNKTINIPFGLNSINMDEVQYLSKGFYVLKVNQGGNIKTFKLIK; encoded by the coding sequence ATGAAAAAAATCTACACCTTACTTTTAGTATTAACCTGCTTGTTAATGACAAGTAACACAAACGCACAAACAACGGTAAACGTTATGGTGCCAAGTGCGGCAAACGGAACCTCCGGAAACGGTAGAGGCCCCGTAACACAGTTCTTATTCCATAGAAGTTGCGCTATTTATAGTGCCGCTGAGTTTACAGGTTTAGTAGCCAATGGAGACAGTATTCAAAGAATCGGATGGAGCATTTTAACTGCAGGCTCTTCTGTTTCAGGAACCATGAAAATTTACTTAGTAAACACAACTGATGCTACCTTTACAAGAAGTTCAACATGGGCTACTTTACTTACTACCCCTACAGCATTGACATTGGTTTATAATGGACCTATGACTATTCCAGCTGCCGCAACAACTTATAGCGTAGTGCTTCCAACCCCATTTAAATATACCGGTTCGGGATTATACCTGGCTTACGAATGGACACCAACTATTGCCGGTACTGGAGCTGTATACAATTGTAATACAGGCATTACTAACGGACAATGGAATGCAAACAACAGTACTTCACTTCCAACAACGTTAGCTGCTTCAAACTTCAGAGCTCAAATTTTAGTAGGTGTTAAACCTGCCAAACTTGATGCAAAAATCAATGAAATTTACACTTTAGGTAAAATGCCTATTCCATACACTGCTCCTCACGCTGTTAGCGCCAATTTATCAAATATTGGTATTGATACTTTAATCAATTACCCGGTTATATTGAAAATAACGGGAGCAAATGCTTTTGTTGATACTTTCTGGATGGATACTTTAAAGCCCGGTGTAACAAGACAAGTTTCGTTTGCTGGTTTCAACCCGACTGTATTAGGCAATAACTTGGTAACGGTTAGTGTGCCTGCGGATAGTAATAACGGTAACAATTCAAAAACATTTAACCAGGTTGTTACAGCCACCACTTATACTTATGCTGAACCAACTTTACCTGCCATTGGTGGAGTAGGATTTACAGGAGGAACAGGTGATTTTGTGGCTAAATTCGCCTATTCAGGTGTAGCTAATGCAATTAACCAAGTCGGTGTTAATTTTTTTGGCGGAGGTATCTCTCTTGCCGTTGGTATATGGTCAAGAAATGCCATAACCGGGCAGCCGGGTACATTACTTTGGCAGTCATCAACCTTTACAAGTGTTACCGGGTTAAATACTATACCTGTTTCACCTGCTGTTACTATTACAGATACTTTCTTTGTGGGTGTAATTCAATCATCGACCGTTAACGCGAATTTTGCTTTCCAAAATGAAAACCCTATTCGCTCACAAACCTTCTATTACAGATCACCAACAGCTTCCGGAATATGGACAGATTTTGCACCGGCCAACTCTTTTAGATTTATGATTGAGCCAAGGTTACAGGCAGCGGATGATATTGGATTTACAGCAGTAAATTTCCCTTGTAAAATATTACCACAAGGTCAAACAGCTTTCAATCCTATTGGTACAGTTATTAATTACGGAACCAATCCACAAAGTAGTTTCCAAGTAAAATGCCGTATAACAAATGCATCAAATGCTCAGGTTTATTATGACTCAACTATTGTTTCTTTTTTAAATATAAATGAATCATTACCGGTAACTTTCACTACTTTATTTAACCCTACTGTTGCTGGAACTTATACCATTAAAACATGGAGTGACTTAACAGGAGATGCCAGCAGCTCAAACGATACAGCTTCGGCAACTTTTGTAATTAATAATATTCCGGTATTAACCCAGGAAAACAGACTTCAGTTCAATGGATCAAACAGCTATGTGGAAATTGCTAATAAATCATCAGTAAAACCAACTACTTCGTTTACCCTTGAAACTTGGGTATTAGGAAACAATGCATTACTAAATCCTGGTTGTATTTTCTCTGCTGATTCAAGTAATTCAGATACAAGTATTACTATTGAAACAGTAGGAAGAAAAGTTTTTGTAACACTTAAAACCACTAGTGGTGTATTCTTTTTAACCAGTAATGATACTATACCAACTAATAACTGGGCTCACGTTGCTGCTACTTATGACGGAGCTACTTTAGCTTTGTATATTAACGGTGATACAGCAGGTTCAATGGGTGCAACAGGTCTTATAAATTATAAAACCAACCCTATATACCTAGGTAAAAGAGCAGGACCTAAATCAACCAATGGAGTATCTGCTCTAAATGGTGGTTTAGATGAATTCAGAATGTGGAATATTGCACGTACACAGCATGATATTATTCAAAACATGCATAACAAAATTGCTAATTTCTCTGATCCTAATTTAGTTATTTACTATAGAATGAATGAAGGTTTAGGCAACGCCTCTATATCTGATGCTTCTGGAAACTGTAATAGTGGTGATTTAATAAATATGGATGCTAACATAACCGGACTTGGACAAGTTTGGTTTGGTGGTTCTGTTATGCTTGATACTATTCCAGCAAGTATTTTTAATATTTTTAACAATTCAATACAATCAAGTACTTCAAATAAAATAGCAGTGAAAGTAGAAAACCCTATTGGAAACGGTTCATTTGCCGTAACAGGATCTACTCAAGCCTTAATAGGTACAACTCCAACCGGATTTGCTAATAACAGTACAACTTCATGGGTTGTTTACAAATACGGAGATATGACTTTTGACAGTGCAAGATTCGAGTTTACAGTTCCAAATGGTAGTATATTATCATCATCAACCAATGCTGATTTAACTTTAAATGGACGTTTAATGGGCTTTGGAGCTTGGAATACAGTAAGAAGCACTGCTAATACTTTTGAAAGAGTAACCAATAACTTTAAAGCTAACTATTTACTTTTAAATACTGATACTTTCAACAGACAATTTGTTGTTTCATCAAATACCAACTCACTTCCTGTTAGTTTCATTTCTTTCAATGGAAGTAAAATGGATAGCCGTGTAATGCTAAACTGGATTACCGGATTTGAAACAAACAATAAAGGATTTGAAGTAGAACGTAGTATTGATGGAAAAGAATTCAGCAATATTGGATTTGTTAAAGGACAAGGTAATAGCAATAAAGTTAACACTTATAGCTTCTTAGATGAAAAAACAGGTAATGAAAACACTATTTTCTATCGTTTAAAACAAGTTGATTTTGATGGAAAATATACTTATTCATCGGTAATCAGAATTGCTAATCAAATCAATAATGCATTTGATGTAGTTGAAGTCTTACCAAATCCTTTTGATAATGATTTAACTATTAAATTAAACAATGCTTCTGATAAAGACATTCAAATTTCTATCTATAACTCGAATGGTATTTTAGTTAACAATAAAACTATAAATATTCCTTTTGGTTTAAATAGTATTAATATGGATGAAGTACAATATTTATCAAAAGGCTTTTATGTTTTAAAAGTGAACCAAGGCGGAAACATTAAAACATTTAAACTGATAAAATAA